A stretch of the Fusobacterium varium genome encodes the following:
- the dprA gene encoding DNA processing protein DprA, with protein MEWYKLRAAGVKDSVIRNLMSAFKEYLDIFKLDEFQLKKYFNIDDGEYKKIINSKTLSLDKEIENLKKNKVKVLSLKSSNYPEELKNISQPPVFLYYKGNISLIETRRIGVVGTRKATIYGKITCEKMTEDLVNNEITTVSGLALGIDSICHKKTLDKSGKTIAVVGSGLDIIYPKENRILWENIEKSGLIISEYPLGTEPIGYNFPMRNRIIVGLSRGILVIESQKKGGSLITAELALEEGREVFAVPGDIFSPSSEGCNNLIKNSQAKLTTDIKDIITEYGWEIKNNKNNNLNLTSYEEKIFSLLEKEKNLDELILGSSLKASEILSILMDLEIKHAIVSIPGGKYRRKN; from the coding sequence TTGGAATGGTATAAATTAAGGGCAGCAGGTGTCAAAGACAGTGTTATCCGTAATTTAATGTCAGCTTTTAAGGAATACTTGGATATATTTAAATTAGATGAATTTCAGCTAAAAAAATATTTTAATATTGATGATGGAGAGTATAAAAAAATTATTAACTCCAAGACTTTATCTCTTGATAAAGAAATAGAAAATTTAAAGAAAAACAAAGTAAAAGTACTAAGTTTAAAAAGCAGCAATTATCCAGAAGAGTTAAAAAATATAAGCCAACCTCCTGTTTTCTTATATTATAAAGGTAATATTTCTCTTATTGAAACTAGAAGAATAGGAGTAGTTGGTACAAGAAAAGCTACTATTTATGGAAAAATAACCTGTGAAAAAATGACTGAAGATCTTGTAAATAATGAAATAACTACTGTTAGTGGACTGGCTCTTGGAATAGACAGCATCTGTCATAAAAAAACTTTAGATAAATCTGGTAAAACTATTGCAGTAGTTGGCAGTGGTCTTGATATTATTTATCCAAAAGAAAATAGAATACTTTGGGAAAATATAGAAAAATCTGGATTAATAATTAGTGAGTATCCCTTAGGAACAGAACCTATTGGATATAATTTCCCTATGAGAAACAGAATAATAGTTGGTCTATCCAGAGGAATTCTTGTAATAGAAAGTCAAAAAAAAGGTGGCAGTTTAATCACTGCTGAATTAGCTTTAGAAGAAGGAAGGGAGGTATTTGCTGTTCCAGGAGATATCTTTTCTCCTTCATCAGAAGGATGCAATAATCTTATAAAAAATAGTCAGGCAAAACTTACAACAGATATAAAAGACATAATTACAGAATATGGATGGGAAATAAAAAATAATAAAAATAATAACTTAAATCTTACTTCTTATGAAGAAAAAATATTTTCTTTACTTGAAAAAGAAAAAAATTTAGATGAGCTTATTTTAGGTTCTTCACTTAAAGCAAGTGAGATTTTATCCATACTTATGGACCTTGAAATAAAGCATGCCATAGTAAGTATTCCAGGTGGAAAATACAGAAGAAAAAACTAA
- the xseA gene encoding exodeoxyribonuclease VII large subunit produces MFEERTYSVSEFNKKVKNYLEENSDLREFFLEGEMSGVTYYKSGHLYFNLKDKEAQVKCAAFKYKFKRIAEDLKDGDSVKIFGDVGFYENRGDFQILVRHIEKKNELGELFAKLEKLKKEMADQGYFDPSHKKPLPKFPKNIGVVTAYTGAAIQDIIKTIKKRDNTINIYVYPAKVQGIGAKEEIIKGIKTLNKIKDIDLIIAGRGGGSIEDLWSFNEKEVALAFYNSEKPIISAVGHEIDYLLSDLTADARAATPTQAVELSVPERIKTLESIEDRNRYLKSLMRNYIEILKRELEKRENNYYIKNFNRNIEEKNQEIIEKENLLKKAFERHIQNLQNNLNNRINKIVNLNPLETLKRGYSVVSKNGTSIKKTSDLSIDDEIDIKMADGLIKGLVKEIKNEKDTY; encoded by the coding sequence ATGTTTGAAGAAAGAACTTATAGTGTAAGCGAATTTAACAAAAAAGTAAAAAATTATTTAGAGGAAAACAGCGATTTAAGGGAATTTTTTCTTGAAGGAGAAATGTCAGGTGTAACTTATTATAAAAGTGGTCATTTGTATTTCAATCTAAAAGACAAAGAAGCTCAAGTCAAGTGTGCTGCTTTCAAATATAAATTCAAAAGAATTGCAGAAGATTTAAAAGATGGAGATTCTGTAAAGATATTTGGAGATGTTGGTTTCTATGAAAATAGAGGAGATTTTCAAATACTTGTAAGGCATATTGAGAAAAAAAATGAATTAGGGGAACTTTTTGCTAAACTTGAAAAATTAAAAAAAGAGATGGCTGATCAAGGGTATTTTGATCCTTCTCATAAAAAACCTCTCCCAAAATTTCCCAAAAATATTGGAGTAGTTACTGCTTATACTGGAGCAGCTATACAAGATATAATAAAAACTATTAAGAAAAGAGATAATACAATAAATATTTATGTTTATCCTGCCAAAGTACAAGGAATTGGGGCAAAAGAAGAAATTATAAAAGGGATAAAAACCTTAAATAAAATAAAAGATATTGATTTAATAATAGCTGGAAGAGGCGGAGGAAGTATAGAAGACTTGTGGTCCTTTAATGAGAAAGAAGTAGCTCTTGCTTTTTATAATTCTGAAAAGCCTATTATATCTGCTGTAGGACATGAAATAGATTACCTGCTTAGTGATCTCACAGCAGATGCAAGAGCAGCTACTCCTACTCAAGCTGTAGAGTTATCTGTTCCTGAACGAATAAAAACTTTAGAATCTATAGAGGACAGAAACAGATATTTAAAATCTCTCATGAGAAATTATATAGAAATTTTAAAAAGAGAATTAGAAAAAAGAGAAAATAATTACTATATAAAAAATTTCAATAGAAATATCGAAGAAAAGAATCAAGAAATAATTGAAAAAGAAAATCTTTTAAAGAAAGCATTTGAACGTCATATACAAAATCTTCAAAATAATTTAAACAATAGAATAAATAAAATAGTTAATTTAAATCCTCTTGAAACATTAAAAAGAGGATATAGTGTTGTAAGTAAAAATGGAACTTCAATAAAAAAAACTAGTGATTTATCAATAGATGATGAAATTGATATTAAAATGGCTGATGGTTTAATAAAAGGATTAGTAAAGGAGATAAAAAATGAAAAAGATACTTATTAG
- a CDS encoding excinuclease ABC subunit B has translation MFKIHSKYSPTGDQPEAIKKITDNINNGVKDQVLLGVTGSGKTFTVANIIEKTQRPALILAPNKTLAAQLYSEYKSFFPDNAVEYFVSYYDYYQPEAYIVTTDTYIEKDSSINDEIEKLRHAATAALMNRRDVIIVASVSAIYGLGSAETYRKMTIPIDRQTGIDRKELIERLISIRYERNDIAFERGKFRIKGDVIDIYPSYMETGYRLEYWGDDLEEISEINTLTGQKIRKNLERIVLYPATQYLTADGDNERILAEIQKDLKIEVEAFEKRGKLLEAQRLKQRTEYDMEMIREIGYCKGIENYSRYLSGKKEGETPDTLLEYFPKDFLIFIDESHISIPQIRGMYNGDRARKTALVENGFRLKAALDNRPLKFEEFRKISDQSVFVSATPGDFEMEASHGHIAEQLIRPTGILDPVIEVRPTKNQVDDLLEEIRIRADRKERVLVTTLTKKMAEELTEYYLGFGVRVKYMHSDIDTLERIDIIKGLRKGEFDALVGINLLREGLDIPEVSLVAILEADKEGFLRSRRSLVQTIGRAARNIEGRVILYGDIMTDSMKQAIDETNRRRKIQNEYNVFNNIDPKTIVKEISEDLINLDYGLDINETEDKSKKTFTSRKDIEKEIIKLQKQIAKLSKELDFENAIIKRDEMTKLKKLLLDF, from the coding sequence ATGTTTAAAATACATTCAAAATATAGCCCTACTGGAGATCAGCCAGAGGCAATAAAAAAAATAACTGATAATATAAATAATGGAGTAAAAGATCAAGTACTTCTTGGGGTTACTGGTTCAGGGAAAACTTTTACTGTGGCCAATATCATTGAAAAAACACAAAGGCCTGCTTTGATACTTGCTCCCAATAAAACATTAGCAGCTCAACTTTATTCAGAATATAAAAGTTTTTTTCCTGATAATGCTGTGGAGTATTTCGTATCATATTATGATTATTACCAGCCAGAAGCTTATATAGTCACTACTGATACATATATAGAGAAAGACTCTTCTATTAATGATGAAATAGAAAAATTAAGACATGCTGCAACTGCTGCTCTTATGAATAGAAGAGATGTAATAATAGTAGCTTCCGTTTCCGCCATATATGGATTGGGATCTGCTGAAACATATAGAAAAATGACTATACCAATTGACAGACAGACAGGAATAGATAGAAAAGAACTTATTGAAAGACTTATAAGTATAAGATATGAAAGAAATGACATAGCTTTTGAAAGAGGAAAATTTAGAATAAAAGGTGATGTTATAGATATCTATCCATCTTATATGGAAACTGGGTACAGACTTGAATACTGGGGAGATGATCTGGAAGAAATATCTGAAATAAATACTCTTACTGGACAAAAAATAAGAAAAAATCTAGAAAGAATAGTACTTTACCCTGCCACTCAATACCTTACTGCAGATGGCGATAATGAAAGAATTCTTGCTGAAATACAAAAAGATTTAAAAATAGAGGTAGAAGCTTTTGAAAAAAGAGGAAAACTTCTTGAGGCTCAAAGATTGAAACAAAGAACAGAATATGATATGGAAATGATAAGAGAAATTGGGTACTGCAAAGGTATCGAAAATTATTCAAGATATCTTTCTGGAAAAAAAGAGGGGGAAACTCCTGATACCCTTCTTGAATATTTTCCAAAAGACTTCCTTATATTTATAGATGAATCTCATATATCTATTCCACAAATAAGAGGAATGTATAATGGAGATAGAGCAAGAAAAACAGCTCTTGTTGAAAATGGATTCAGATTAAAAGCTGCTCTTGACAACAGGCCTTTAAAATTTGAAGAATTTAGAAAAATCTCTGATCAGTCAGTATTTGTCTCAGCAACTCCTGGAGATTTTGAAATGGAAGCTTCACATGGACATATTGCAGAACAGCTTATAAGACCCACTGGAATACTTGATCCTGTAATAGAAGTAAGACCAACTAAAAATCAGGTGGACGATCTATTAGAAGAAATAAGAATAAGAGCTGATAGAAAAGAAAGAGTTTTAGTTACTACTCTTACTAAAAAAATGGCTGAAGAGCTTACTGAATATTATCTTGGATTTGGTGTAAGAGTGAAATATATGCACTCTGATATAGATACATTAGAGAGAATAGATATAATTAAAGGATTGAGAAAAGGCGAATTTGATGCTCTAGTTGGAATTAACTTATTAAGAGAGGGATTGGATATACCTGAGGTTTCTCTAGTTGCTATATTAGAGGCAGATAAAGAAGGTTTTTTAAGAAGCAGAAGATCTTTAGTGCAGACAATAGGTAGAGCTGCTAGAAATATAGAAGGACGGGTTATCCTCTATGGAGATATCATGACTGATTCTATGAAACAGGCTATTGATGAAACTAATAGAAGAAGAAAAATACAAAACGAATATAATGTATTTAATAATATAGATCCTAAAACTATTGTTAAAGAAATCAGTGAGGATTTAATCAATCTTGATTATGGATTAGATATCAATGAAACTGAAGATAAGTCTAAGAAAACATTTACATCTAGAAAAGATATTGAAAAAGAAATAATAAAACTTCAGAAACAAATAGCAAAACTTTCTAAAGAATTAGATTTTGAAAATGCTATTATAAAAAGAGATGAAATGACTAAACTTAAAAAACTGTTATTAGATTTTTAA
- a CDS encoding putative tripartite tricarboxylate transporter TctA, producing MFSHLIQGLSTALLLGNLFYLILGVTGGIVIGALPGLTATMGVAILLPFTFGMDAVTGLIMLVGIYIGAIYGGSISAILLNTPGTPASAATCFDGYALVKKGYPAKALSASTIASALGGLISCLALITISPVLAKFALRFSAPEYFALALFGLTIIASISAENFLKGIIAGMIGLLISCFGMDAITSYPRFTFGVVDLLNGFSVIPVLIGLFAVSEVFNQIETLVGEKEIKTDIVMDKNYMNWKEIKHCLPTILKCGAIGTFIGSIPGAGADIAAFVCYNEAKRSNKNEKFGEGSLIGISAPESGNNGVTGGALVPLLTLGVPGDAVAAVLLGALIIQGLTPGPLLFEQNPEIVYGLFSSMIIGNILLLFIGLAGIKFYSRIVEIPKTLMIPAILILSTIGSYSMNNSLFDVGVTFIFGIIGYIMSKIKMPSSPIVLAVILGPMLETNLRKAVLMYEGSYSFLYTRPITIVFLILTVLSIVSALKKKK from the coding sequence ATGTTTAGTCATTTAATACAAGGTTTATCTACAGCTCTGTTGTTAGGTAATCTATTTTATCTAATTCTGGGAGTAACTGGTGGAATTGTTATTGGAGCTCTTCCAGGGCTTACTGCAACAATGGGAGTTGCTATTCTTCTTCCTTTTACATTTGGTATGGATGCAGTTACTGGTCTTATCATGCTTGTAGGAATATATATAGGAGCTATTTATGGTGGATCTATTTCAGCTATCCTTTTAAATACTCCTGGAACACCAGCATCTGCTGCTACCTGTTTTGATGGTTATGCTCTAGTAAAAAAAGGATATCCTGCAAAAGCTCTCAGTGCATCTACTATTGCCTCAGCTTTAGGTGGTCTTATCAGTTGTCTGGCTCTTATTACTATATCACCTGTACTAGCAAAATTTGCTTTGAGATTTTCTGCTCCTGAATACTTTGCTTTAGCTTTGTTTGGGCTCACTATCATTGCAAGTATATCTGCTGAAAACTTTTTAAAAGGAATAATTGCAGGTATGATAGGATTATTAATATCTTGTTTTGGTATGGACGCTATAACAAGCTATCCCAGATTTACCTTTGGTGTAGTAGATCTTCTTAATGGATTTTCAGTTATCCCTGTTCTTATAGGATTATTTGCTGTATCAGAAGTTTTTAATCAAATAGAAACTTTAGTAGGAGAAAAAGAAATAAAAACAGATATTGTTATGGATAAAAACTATATGAACTGGAAAGAAATAAAACATTGTCTTCCAACTATACTTAAATGTGGAGCTATTGGAACTTTTATAGGGTCTATTCCTGGTGCTGGCGCTGATATTGCTGCCTTTGTATGTTACAATGAAGCTAAAAGAAGTAATAAAAATGAGAAATTTGGAGAAGGAAGTCTTATTGGTATCTCTGCTCCTGAATCTGGTAATAATGGAGTAACTGGAGGAGCATTGGTTCCTCTGCTTACTCTTGGAGTGCCTGGAGATGCTGTTGCTGCTGTTCTTTTAGGAGCACTTATAATTCAAGGATTAACTCCAGGTCCACTACTTTTTGAACAAAATCCTGAAATTGTTTATGGATTATTTAGTTCTATGATAATTGGAAATATTCTTTTATTATTTATAGGATTAGCAGGTATAAAATTCTATAGCAGAATTGTTGAAATTCCTAAAACTTTAATGATTCCAGCTATATTAATTCTTTCAACTATTGGATCATATTCTATGAATAATAGCTTATTTGATGTAGGAGTTACTTTTATTTTTGGAATAATTGGATATATAATGTCAAAAATAAAAATGCCTAGTTCTCCAATAGTTTTAGCTGTAATTTTAGGACCAATGCTTGAAACTAATTTAAGAAAAGCTGTTTTAATGTATGAGGGATCATATAGTTTCTTATACACTAGACCAATAACTATAGTATTTTTAATTTTAACTGTTCTCTCTATAGTATCAGCTTTAAAAAAGAAAAAGTAG
- a CDS encoding putative tripartite tricarboxylate transporter TctB, translating to MLETIFSAFLCIVSAFIFYSSTQFNMAFIGDSGLGPDFFPKIIAIILFILSAMLFIGSIRNKDKKSIYNPNMKYTFMVIFTFAVYVFLIDRIGYLISTIIFAFVVITILKSKSKILNIIFAVIFPVALYLLFTYAFKVSLPTGLFI from the coding sequence TTGTTAGAAACTATTTTTTCTGCATTTTTATGTATAGTTAGTGCTTTTATTTTTTATTCATCTACTCAATTTAATATGGCTTTTATAGGAGATTCTGGACTAGGTCCTGATTTCTTTCCTAAAATTATTGCAATTATTTTATTTATACTATCTGCTATGCTTTTTATAGGAAGTATAAGAAATAAAGATAAAAAAAGTATTTATAATCCAAATATGAAATATACTTTCATGGTAATTTTTACTTTTGCAGTATATGTATTTCTTATAGATAGAATTGGTTATTTAATATCTACTATAATCTTTGCTTTTGTTGTAATAACTATTTTAAAGAGCAAATCTAAGATATTAAACATAATATTTGCAGTAATATTTCCTGTAGCTTTGTACTTATTATTTACTTATGCTTTTAAAGTATCTTTACCTACAGGATTATTCATCTAA
- a CDS encoding putative tripartite tricarboxylate transporter receptor: protein MRKKLMMIIFTLMAACAFAKAYPSKNINMIVPFSAGGGTDAVARKLGSLMEKELGTSVVIVNKTGGAGAVGMTFGATQKKDGYTITMITREIVSLPLMNLSPISYKDFELVSLVNMDPAVVLVEKDSKYQTLDELLADAKANPEKIKFASTAKPNFYALAIENEAGVKFNHIPYNGAGEVIPALLGKHADFSLMGPGEAIGQLKAGQLRALGIMADARIESLPDVATLKELGHDVVSGTWRGIAVPKGTSPEIVAALDAAIKKSVESDDFKDFMNNSTFGIKYLNGKDFETFIIDDTATIDSIVKSLK, encoded by the coding sequence ATGAGAAAAAAACTTATGATGATTATTTTCACTTTAATGGCTGCTTGTGCCTTTGCTAAAGCTTATCCTAGTAAAAATATCAATATGATTGTACCATTCAGTGCTGGTGGCGGAACAGATGCAGTTGCTAGAAAATTAGGTAGTCTTATGGAAAAAGAACTTGGAACTTCAGTAGTTATAGTTAATAAAACTGGAGGTGCTGGAGCTGTAGGAATGACTTTTGGAGCTACTCAAAAGAAAGATGGTTATACAATTACAATGATAACTAGAGAAATTGTTTCATTACCTTTAATGAACCTTTCTCCTATTAGCTATAAAGATTTTGAATTAGTATCTTTAGTAAACATGGATCCTGCTGTTGTTTTAGTTGAAAAAGATTCTAAATACCAAACTTTAGATGAACTTTTGGCAGATGCGAAAGCAAATCCTGAAAAAATAAAATTTGCAAGTACAGCTAAACCTAATTTTTATGCTTTAGCTATAGAAAATGAAGCTGGCGTAAAATTTAATCATATTCCATATAATGGAGCTGGAGAAGTTATCCCAGCATTATTAGGAAAACATGCTGATTTCTCTTTAATGGGACCAGGAGAAGCTATTGGGCAATTAAAAGCTGGTCAATTGAGAGCTTTAGGAATCATGGCTGATGCTAGAATTGAAAGCCTTCCAGATGTTGCTACATTAAAAGAATTAGGACATGATGTTGTTTCTGGTACTTGGAGAGGTATTGCAGTACCTAAAGGAACATCACCTGAAATAGTTGCTGCTCTTGATGCTGCTATTAAAAAATCTGTTGAATCAGATGACTTTAAAGATTTTATGAACAATTCTACATTTGGAATCAAATATCTAAATGGAAAAGACTTTGAAACATTTATAATAGATGATACTGCCACAATAGACTCAATAGTAAAATCTTTAAAATAG
- a CDS encoding putative transcriptional repressor, with the protein MESEKKVPAIEKADKIFKYLYYKESATQADISKDLEIPKATTNRLLSVLTELKYLNLEGREYKIGEKFYFFSNKHERYTLIKNIAYPYLEELSLKFKETFKISVLDEDKIRSIGKVESSDFIKISVSENAIFPLHAGAASKLLICQLSENKLNKLLERTLPKYTENTITDREELKRELLKININKLSFDNMEHSVNIRAVAVPILDSKNRIVAAVSCPCFPDSLTDERALKIAESMRKSCEEISKRLEYFNK; encoded by the coding sequence ATGGAAAGTGAAAAAAAAGTTCCTGCAATAGAAAAAGCAGATAAGATATTTAAATATCTTTATTATAAAGAATCAGCTACACAAGCAGATATTTCAAAAGATTTAGAAATACCTAAGGCAACAACAAACAGACTTTTATCAGTTCTAACAGAACTTAAATATTTAAATTTAGAAGGAAGAGAATACAAAATAGGAGAAAAATTTTATTTTTTTTCAAATAAGCATGAAAGATATACTCTTATAAAAAATATTGCATATCCATATTTGGAAGAATTATCTTTAAAGTTTAAGGAAACCTTTAAAATAAGCGTTTTGGATGAAGATAAAATAAGAAGCATAGGAAAAGTGGAGAGCAGTGATTTTATCAAAATATCAGTTTCTGAAAATGCAATATTTCCATTACATGCAGGAGCAGCAAGTAAACTTTTAATATGTCAGCTAAGTGAGAACAAATTAAATAAACTTTTAGAAAGAACTCTCCCTAAATATACTGAAAATACTATAACTGATAGGGAAGAATTAAAAAGAGAACTTCTTAAAATAAACATAAATAAACTTTCTTTTGATAATATGGAGCATTCAGTAAATATAAGAGCTGTAGCAGTTCCTATACTGGATAGTAAAAATAGAATAGTAGCTGCTGTGAGCTGTCCATGTTTTCCAGATTCTTTGACAGATGAGAGAGCATTGAAGATAGCTGAGTCTATGAGAAAATCATGTGAAGAAATTTCTAAAAGATTAGAGTATTTTAATAAATAG
- a CDS encoding putative transposase, translating to MFFFYDRDLLTKLAYAVNDVFKYQFHNIKAKNQRIHKISKYSSKYFTNSDIIHYGLITVIHTFGRDLKWNPHIHAIVTLGGFNKNYQFLEKKYFHVNSIAGQWKKMVIDIVKSGNYDKPEIKAKAYAAANYLYRKNTRFFFNVAKNDLNNNIHAIKYIGRYLSRAPIAEYKIIDFYDNKVTFYYESLADDKQRIELTLDAETFLSKLIIHIPPKHFKMIRRFGIYSRNIKSELKNIMKFMRKYVSKYSNFTFYQLEIWKTFGVNPFYCFKCNTRMKVKKISYFNIHTGSICWKEYR from the coding sequence ATGTTTTTCTTCTATGATAGAGACCTTTTAACTAAGCTTGCTTATGCTGTTAATGATGTTTTTAAATATCAATTTCATAACATTAAAGCAAAAAATCAAAGAATTCATAAAATTTCAAAATATTCCTCTAAATACTTTACTAACTCAGATATCATTCATTATGGATTGATTACTGTTATTCATACCTTTGGACGCGATCTTAAATGGAATCCTCATATTCATGCTATTGTTACTTTAGGTGGATTCAATAAAAACTACCAATTTCTTGAAAAAAAATATTTTCATGTCAATTCCATTGCTGGACAATGGAAAAAAATGGTTATTGATATTGTTAAATCTGGAAATTATGACAAGCCTGAAATTAAAGCTAAAGCTTATGCTGCTGCTAACTACCTTTATCGCAAAAATACAAGATTCTTTTTCAATGTTGCAAAAAATGATTTAAATAATAATATTCATGCAATTAAATATATTGGCAGATATCTATCAAGAGCTCCTATCGCAGAATATAAAATTATTGATTTCTATGATAATAAGGTTACTTTCTATTATGAAAGTCTTGCTGATGATAAACAAAGAATTGAACTTACTTTAGATGCGGAAACATTTCTTTCCAAATTAATTATTCACATTCCCCCTAAACATTTCAAAATGATTAGGCGCTTTGGAATCTATTCTAGAAATATTAAATCAGAACTTAAAAACATCATGAAATTCATGAGAAAATATGTCTCTAAATATTCCAATTTTACTTTTTATCAACTTGAAATATGGAAAACTTTTGGAGTAAATCCTTTTTATTGTTTTAAATGTAATACCAGAATGAAAGTTAAAAAAATATCATATTTTAATATACATACAGGCTCCATTTGCTGGAAAGAATATCGCTAA
- the kdgA gene encoding ketohydroxyglutarate aldolase, with product MLKKSKILKKITDIGIVAVVRSETIEEGIRISKACVEGGIPAIEVTYTVPGATEVIKALKEQFTSEELVIGAGTVLDAATARIAILAGSEFIVSPAFDEETAKLCNLYQVPYMPGCMTITEITKAMQYGADIVKLFPGSAFGPSFVKAVKAPLPQANIMPTGGVSLENIDEWFKNGVVAVGAGGKLASGSSEDIIATAKAFVEKIKEIRNK from the coding sequence ATGTTAAAAAAAAGCAAAATTTTAAAAAAAATAACTGATATAGGAATAGTAGCAGTGGTAAGAAGTGAAACTATAGAAGAAGGAATCAGAATTTCTAAAGCTTGTGTAGAGGGTGGAATTCCTGCAATAGAAGTTACATATACTGTACCAGGAGCAACTGAAGTAATAAAAGCTCTTAAAGAACAATTTACTTCAGAGGAATTAGTTATAGGTGCAGGGACTGTATTAGATGCAGCTACTGCCAGAATCGCTATTTTAGCTGGATCAGAATTTATAGTTTCTCCTGCTTTTGATGAAGAGACAGCAAAATTGTGTAATCTATATCAAGTACCATATATGCCAGGGTGCATGACAATTACTGAAATAACTAAAGCTATGCAGTATGGAGCAGATATTGTAAAACTTTTTCCTGGAAGTGCTTTTGGACCATCATTTGTAAAAGCTGTAAAAGCTCCGCTTCCTCAAGCAAATATTATGCCTACAGGTGGAGTGAGCCTAGAAAATATAGATGAATGGTTTAAAAATGGTGTAGTTGCTGTAGGAGCAGGAGGAAAATTAGCTTCAGGATCTAGTGAAGATATTATAGCCACAGCTAAAGCATTTGTGGAAAAAATAAAAGAAATAAGAAATAAATAA
- the kdgK gene encoding 2-dehydro-3-deoxygluconokinase, whose product MGKIFDFKNKEFGLICSGEMIMRLSPLNNEMLIQGHLLEKQMGGAEFNVASGVSILGEKTAIITKLPENELGKFAKRIISSNGVSDEFVVYDESKNKRLAIYYYEYGSSPRKPNVTYDRQNSSFQSFKIDEIDDSIYNRAEIFHTSGITLGLCENSNKLTHNLIKNFKNGGALVSFDVNFRRNLWTEEEARIEIEKLLPSVDILFASEETFRKMFKKTGNLEDIIRAFAKEYNISFIASTQRTVNSPKSHNFTSLVYSKKSDAFCFETPYENIEIVDRIGSGDAYVAGVLYGILKHNNLEKAMKYGNANSVLKNTIVGDISCADVALVENIIADHENGNTSEMNR is encoded by the coding sequence ATGGGTAAAATATTTGATTTTAAAAATAAGGAATTTGGATTAATATGCAGTGGAGAGATGATAATGAGACTTTCTCCCCTAAATAATGAAATGCTGATTCAAGGACATTTACTTGAAAAACAAATGGGAGGAGCAGAATTTAATGTTGCCAGTGGAGTATCAATATTGGGAGAAAAGACTGCCATAATAACAAAACTTCCAGAGAATGAACTAGGAAAATTCGCAAAAAGGATAATAAGTTCTAATGGTGTAAGTGATGAATTTGTAGTATATGATGAATCTAAAAATAAAAGATTAGCCATTTACTATTATGAATATGGTTCATCACCAAGAAAACCTAATGTAACATATGACAGACAAAATTCATCTTTTCAATCTTTTAAAATAGATGAAATTGATGATTCTATATACAATAGAGCAGAGATTTTTCATACAAGTGGAATAACATTAGGATTATGTGAAAATTCGAATAAATTGACTCATAATCTTATTAAGAATTTTAAAAATGGAGGAGCATTAGTATCTTTTGATGTAAATTTCAGAAGAAATCTTTGGACTGAAGAAGAGGCAAGAATAGAGATTGAAAAATTACTGCCATCTGTAGATATACTTTTTGCTTCAGAGGAAACTTTTAGAAAAATGTTCAAAAAGACAGGAAATTTAGAAGATATAATAAGAGCTTTTGCAAAAGAATATAATATCTCGTTTATTGCCTCTACTCAAAGAACAGTAAATTCCCCAAAATCTCATAATTTTACTTCCTTAGTGTATAGTAAAAAAAGTGATGCTTTCTGCTTTGAAACTCCATATGAAAATATTGAAATAGTAGATAGAATAGGAAGTGGAGATGCCTATGTAGCAGGAGTTCTTTATGGAATACTAAAACATAATAATCTGGAAAAAGCAATGAAATATGGGAATGCTAATTCAGTATTGAAAAATACAATAGTAGGAGATATATCGTGTGCAGATGTTGCCCTTGTAGAGAATATAATAGCTGATCATGAGAATGGAAATACAAGTGAGATGAATAGATAA